A stretch of Equus caballus isolate H_3958 breed thoroughbred chromosome 11, TB-T2T, whole genome shotgun sequence DNA encodes these proteins:
- the ERLN gene encoding small integral membrane protein 6 has translation MDKLITKQNLTWNDEFWENPWDKGALAVIILFIATVLLLILFAIVFGLLSPLEVNQYEDS, from the coding sequence ATGGACAAACTGATAACAAAGCAGAACCTCACCTGGAATGATGAGTTCTGGGAGAACCCCTGGGACAAGGGGGCCCTGGCAGTGATCATCTTATTCATTGCCACGGTTCTGCTTCTAATCTTGTTTGCTATTGTATTTGGTTTACTCTCTCCACTTGAGGTCAACCAGTATGAAGACTCATGA